The following proteins are co-located in the Triticum aestivum cultivar Chinese Spring chromosome 1A, IWGSC CS RefSeq v2.1, whole genome shotgun sequence genome:
- the LOC123050078 gene encoding abscisic acid receptor PYL10 — protein sequence MEQQPVAAAEPEVPAGLGLTAAEYAQLLPTVEAYHRYAVGPGQCSSLVAQRIEAPPAAVWAIVRRFDCPQVYKHFIRSCALRPDPEAGDELRPGRLREVSVISGLPASTSTERLDLLDDARRAFGFTITGGEHRLRNYRSVTTVSELSPAAPAEICTVVLESYVVDVPDGNSEEDTRLFADTVVRLNLQKLKSVAEANAAAAAATPAPPAE from the coding sequence ATGGAGCAGCAGCCTGTGGCGGCAGCGGAGCCGGAGGTACCGGCGGGGCTTGGGCTGACGGCCGCGGAGTACGCGCAGCTGCTGCCCACGGTGGAGGCGTACCACCGGTACGCCGTGGGGCCAGGCCAATGCTCCTCGCTCGTGGCGCAGCGTATCGAGGCGCCGCCAGCCGCCGTCTGGGCCATCGTCCGCCGCTTTGACTGCCCCCAGGTGTACAAGCACTTCATCCGCAGCTGCGCGCTCCGCCCGGACCCCgaggccggcgacgagctccgcccgGGCCGCCTCCGCGAGGTCAGCGTCATCTCCGGCCTCCCCGCCAGCACCAGCACCGAGCGCCTCGACCTCCTGGACGACGCGCGCAGGGCCTTCGGCTTCACCATCACCGGCGGCGAGCACCGCCTCCGCAACTACCGGTCCGTCACCACCGTCTCCGAGCTCTCCCCGGCCGCGCCCGCCGAGATCTGCACCGTCGTTCTTGAGTCCTACGTCGTCGACGTCCCCGACGGCAACAGCGAGGAGGACACGCGCCTCTTCGCGGACACCGTCGTCAGGCTCAACCTCCAGAAGCTCAAGTCCGTCGCCGaggccaacgccgccgccgccgcggccacgcCCGCGCCGCCGGCAGAATAA